From Homo sapiens chromosome 6, GRCh38.p14 Primary Assembly, the proteins below share one genomic window:
- the TAB2 gene encoding TGF-beta-activated kinase 1 and MAP3K7-binding protein 2 isoform X1, translated as MAQGSHQIDFQVLHDLRQKFPEVPEVVVSRCMLQNNNNLDACCAVLSQESTRYLYGEGDLNFSDDSGISGLRNHMTSLNLDLQSQNIYHHGREGSRMNGSRTLTHSISDGQLQGGQSNSELFQQEPQTAPAQVPQGFNVFGMSSSSGASNSAPHLGFHLGSKGTSSLSQQTPRFNPIMVTLAPNIQTGRNTPTSLHIHGVPPPVLNSPQGNSIYIRPYITTPGGTTRQTQQHSGWVSQFNPMNPQQVYQPSQPGPWTTCPASNPLSHTSSQQPNQQGHQTSHVYMPISSPTTSQPPTIHSSGSSQSSAHSQYNIQNISTGPRKNQIEIKLEPPQRNNSSKLRSSGPRTSSTSSSVNSQTLNRNQPTVYIAASPPNTDELMSRSQPKVYISANAATGDEQVMRNQPTLFISTNSGASAASRNMSGQVSMGPAFIHHHPPKSRAIGNNSATSPRVVVTQPNTKYTFKITVSPNKPPAVSPGVVSPTFELTNLLNHPDHYVETENIQHLTDPTLAHVDRISETRKLSMGSDDAAYTQALLVHQKARMERLQRELEIQKKKLDKLKSEVNEMENNLTRRRLKRSNSISQIPSLEEMQQLRSCNRQLQIDIDCLTKEIDLFQARGPHFNPSAIHNFYDNIGFVGPVPPKPKDQRSIIKTPKTQDTEDDEGAQWNCTACTFLNHPALIRCEQCEMPRHF; from the exons ATGGCCCAAGGAAGCCACCAAATTGATTTTCAGGTTTTACATGACCTGCGACAAAAATTCCCTGAAGTACCTGAAGTTGTTGTATCCAGGTGCATGTTACAG aatAATAATAACCTGGATGCCTGCTGTGCTGTTCTCTCTCAGGAGAGTACAAGATATCTTTATGGTGAAGGAGACTTGAATTTTTCAGATGATTCTGGAATTTCTGGTCTACGCAATCACATGACTTCTCTCAACTTGGACTTGCAATCACAGAACATTTACCACCATGGAAGAGAAGGAAGTAGGATGAATGGAAGTAGGACTCTAACGCACAGCATTAGTGATGGACAACTTCAAGGTGGCCAGTCCAATAGTGAACTATTTCAGCAGGAGCCACAGACAGCACCAGCTCAAGTTCCTCAAGGCTTTAATGTTTTTGGAATGTCCAGTTCCTCTGGTGCTTCAAATTCAGCACCACATCTTGGATTTCACTTAGGCAGCAAAGGAACATCTAGCCTTTCTCAACAAACTCCCAGATTTAATCCCATTATGGTAACTTTAGCCCCAAATATCCAGACTGGTCGTAATACTCCTACATCTTTGCACATACATGGTGTACCTCCACCTGTACTTAACAGTCCACAGGGAAATTCTATCTATATTAGGCCTTACATTACAACTCCTGGTGGTACAACTCGACAGACACAACAGCATTCTGGCTGGGTATCTCAGTTTAATCCCATGAACCCTCAGCAAGTTTATCAGCCTTCACAGCCTGGTCCCTGGACTACTTGTCCTGCATCTAATCCTCTGTCACATACCTCATCTCAACAGCCAAATCAGCAAGGCCACCAGACCTCTCATGTCTACATGCCAATCAGTTCACCTACTACTTCACAACCACCAACCATTCATTCATCTGGTAGCTCACAGTCTTCTGCCCATAGCCAATATAACATTCAGAATATTTCAACAGGACCTCGAAAAAACCAGATTGAAATCAAACTTGAACCCCCACAAAGAAATAATTCTTCAAAACTGCGTTCTTCTGGACCTCGAACCTCCAGCACTTCCTCTTCAGTCAATAGCCAGACCTTAAACAGAAATCAGCCCACTGTTTACATAGCTGCCAGCCCCCCAAATACGGATGAGCTGATGTCCCGTAGTCAACCTAAGGTCTATATTTCAGCGAATGCTGCCACAGGAGATGAACAGGTCATGCGGAATCAGCCCACACTCTTCATATCCACAAACTCTGGAGCATCTGCTGCCTCCAGGAACATGTCTGGGCAAGTGAGCATGGGTCCTGCCTTTATTCATCACCATCCTCCCAAAAGTCGAGCAATAGGCAATAACTCTGCAACCTCTCCTCGAGTGGTAGTCACTCAGCCCAATACGAAATACACTTTCAAAATTACAGTCTCTCCCAATAAGCCCCCTGCAGTTTCACCAGGGGTGGTGTCCCCTACCTTTGAACTTACAAATCTTCTTAATCATCCTGATCATTATGTAGAAACCGAGAATATTCAGCACCTCACGGACCCTACATTAGCACATGTGGATAGAATAAGTGAAACACGGAAACTGAGTATGGGATCTGATGATGCTGCCTACACACAAG CTCTTTTGGTACACCAGAAGGCCAGAATGGAACGACTTCAAAGAGAACTTGAGATTCAAAAGAAAAAGCTGGATAAATTAAAATCTGAGgttaatgaaatggaaaataatctaACTCGAAGGCGCCTGAAAAGATCAAATTCTATATCCCAGATACCTTCC CTTGAAGAAATGCAGCAGCTGAGAAGTTGTAATAGACAACTCCAGATTGACATTGACTGCTTAACCAAAGAAATTGATCTTTTTCAAGCCCGAG gaCCACATTTTAACCCCAGCGCTATTCATAACTTTTATGACAATATTGGATTTGTAGGTCCTGTGCCACCAAAACCCAAAG
- the TAB2 gene encoding TGF-beta-activated kinase 1 and MAP3K7-binding protein 2 isoform b (isoform b is encoded by transcript variant 4): MQNNNNLDACCAVLSQESTRYLYGEGDLNFSDDSGISGLRNHMTSLNLDLQSQNIYHHGREGSRMNGSRTLTHSISDGQLQGGQSNSELFQQEPQTAPAQVPQGFNVFGMSSSSGASNSAPHLGFHLGSKGTSSLSQQTPRFNPIMVTLAPNIQTGRNTPTSLHIHGVPPPVLNSPQGNSIYIRPYITTPGGTTRQTQQHSGWVSQFNPMNPQQVYQPSQPGPWTTCPASNPLSHTSSQQPNQQGHQTSHVYMPISSPTTSQPPTIHSSGSSQSSAHSQYNIQNISTGPRKNQIEIKLEPPQRNNSSKLRSSGPRTSSTSSSVNSQTLNRNQPTVYIAASPPNTDELMSRSQPKVYISANAATGDEQVMRNQPTLFISTNSGASAASRNMSGQVSMGPAFIHHHPPKSRAIGNNSATSPRVVVTQPNTKYTFKITVSPNKPPAVSPGVVSPTFELTNLLNHPDHYVETENIQHLTDPTLAHVDRISETRKLSMGSDDAAYTQALLVHQKARMERLQRELEIQKKKLDKLKSEVNEMENNLTRRRLKRSNSISQIPSLEEMQQLRSCNRQLQIDIDCLTKEIDLFQARGPHFNPSAIHNFYDNIGFVGPVPPKPKDQRSIIKTPKTQDTEDDEGAQWNCTACTFLNHPALIRCEQCEMPRHF, translated from the exons aatAATAATAACCTGGATGCCTGCTGTGCTGTTCTCTCTCAGGAGAGTACAAGATATCTTTATGGTGAAGGAGACTTGAATTTTTCAGATGATTCTGGAATTTCTGGTCTACGCAATCACATGACTTCTCTCAACTTGGACTTGCAATCACAGAACATTTACCACCATGGAAGAGAAGGAAGTAGGATGAATGGAAGTAGGACTCTAACGCACAGCATTAGTGATGGACAACTTCAAGGTGGCCAGTCCAATAGTGAACTATTTCAGCAGGAGCCACAGACAGCACCAGCTCAAGTTCCTCAAGGCTTTAATGTTTTTGGAATGTCCAGTTCCTCTGGTGCTTCAAATTCAGCACCACATCTTGGATTTCACTTAGGCAGCAAAGGAACATCTAGCCTTTCTCAACAAACTCCCAGATTTAATCCCATTATGGTAACTTTAGCCCCAAATATCCAGACTGGTCGTAATACTCCTACATCTTTGCACATACATGGTGTACCTCCACCTGTACTTAACAGTCCACAGGGAAATTCTATCTATATTAGGCCTTACATTACAACTCCTGGTGGTACAACTCGACAGACACAACAGCATTCTGGCTGGGTATCTCAGTTTAATCCCATGAACCCTCAGCAAGTTTATCAGCCTTCACAGCCTGGTCCCTGGACTACTTGTCCTGCATCTAATCCTCTGTCACATACCTCATCTCAACAGCCAAATCAGCAAGGCCACCAGACCTCTCATGTCTACATGCCAATCAGTTCACCTACTACTTCACAACCACCAACCATTCATTCATCTGGTAGCTCACAGTCTTCTGCCCATAGCCAATATAACATTCAGAATATTTCAACAGGACCTCGAAAAAACCAGATTGAAATCAAACTTGAACCCCCACAAAGAAATAATTCTTCAAAACTGCGTTCTTCTGGACCTCGAACCTCCAGCACTTCCTCTTCAGTCAATAGCCAGACCTTAAACAGAAATCAGCCCACTGTTTACATAGCTGCCAGCCCCCCAAATACGGATGAGCTGATGTCCCGTAGTCAACCTAAGGTCTATATTTCAGCGAATGCTGCCACAGGAGATGAACAGGTCATGCGGAATCAGCCCACACTCTTCATATCCACAAACTCTGGAGCATCTGCTGCCTCCAGGAACATGTCTGGGCAAGTGAGCATGGGTCCTGCCTTTATTCATCACCATCCTCCCAAAAGTCGAGCAATAGGCAATAACTCTGCAACCTCTCCTCGAGTGGTAGTCACTCAGCCCAATACGAAATACACTTTCAAAATTACAGTCTCTCCCAATAAGCCCCCTGCAGTTTCACCAGGGGTGGTGTCCCCTACCTTTGAACTTACAAATCTTCTTAATCATCCTGATCATTATGTAGAAACCGAGAATATTCAGCACCTCACGGACCCTACATTAGCACATGTGGATAGAATAAGTGAAACACGGAAACTGAGTATGGGATCTGATGATGCTGCCTACACACAAG CTCTTTTGGTACACCAGAAGGCCAGAATGGAACGACTTCAAAGAGAACTTGAGATTCAAAAGAAAAAGCTGGATAAATTAAAATCTGAGgttaatgaaatggaaaataatctaACTCGAAGGCGCCTGAAAAGATCAAATTCTATATCCCAGATACCTTCC CTTGAAGAAATGCAGCAGCTGAGAAGTTGTAATAGACAACTCCAGATTGACATTGACTGCTTAACCAAAGAAATTGATCTTTTTCAAGCCCGAG gaCCACATTTTAACCCCAGCGCTATTCATAACTTTTATGACAATATTGGATTTGTAGGTCCTGTGCCACCAAAACCCAAAG
- the SUMO4 gene encoding small ubiquitin-related modifier 4: MANEKPTEEVKTENNNHINLKVAGQDGSVVQFKIKRQTPLSKLMKAYCEPRGLSVKQIRFRFGGQPISGTDKPAQLEMEDEDTIDVFQQPTGGVY; this comes from the coding sequence ATGGCCAACGAAAAGCCCACAGAAGAAGTCAAGACTGAGAACAACAATCATATTAATTTGAAGGTGGCGGGACAGGATGGTTCTGTGGTGCAGTTTAAGATTAAGAGGCAGACACCACTTAGTAAACTAATGAAAGCCTATTGTGAACCACGGGGATTGTCAGTGAAGCAGATCAGATTCCGATTTGGTGGGCAACCAATCAGTGGAACAGACAAACCTGCACAGTTGGAAATGGAAGATGAAGATACAATTGATGTGTTTCAACAGCCTACGGGAGGTGTCTACTGA